The Micromonospora krabiensis genome window below encodes:
- a CDS encoding ABC transporter permease, whose amino-acid sequence MSDTTTTTERAPSVYVPSTEALATVLAPGARPPRPSALSASLTFGWRALLKIKHVPEQLFDVTAFPIIMVLMFTYLFGGALADSPRDYLQFFLPGIMVTSVVMITMYTGIGLNTDIEKGIFDRFRTLPVWRPAALVGMIFGDVLRYILAAVVILSVGLVLGFRPDGGVLGVAAGIGLLVVFSFAFSWVWTFFGLVLRSEKSVMGVSMMVLFPLTFLSNVFVEPSTMPGWLQAFVKVNPITHLVASVRAAMAGSSDPSNTMWLLLWSAGFVVVFGTLTMYRYNRR is encoded by the coding sequence ATGAGCGACACCACGACCACGACGGAGCGCGCGCCGTCCGTCTACGTACCCTCCACCGAGGCGCTCGCGACGGTCCTCGCGCCCGGCGCGCGCCCGCCCCGGCCCAGTGCCCTGTCCGCGTCGCTCACCTTCGGCTGGCGGGCCCTGCTGAAGATCAAGCACGTGCCCGAGCAGCTCTTCGACGTCACGGCGTTCCCGATCATCATGGTGCTGATGTTCACCTACCTGTTCGGTGGCGCCCTCGCCGACAGCCCCCGCGACTACCTGCAGTTCTTCCTGCCCGGCATCATGGTCACCAGCGTCGTCATGATCACCATGTACACCGGGATCGGGCTCAACACCGACATCGAGAAGGGCATCTTCGACCGCTTCCGGACCCTGCCGGTCTGGCGACCGGCCGCCCTGGTCGGCATGATCTTCGGCGACGTGCTGCGCTACATCCTGGCGGCCGTGGTGATCCTCAGCGTCGGGCTGGTGCTGGGCTTCCGACCCGACGGCGGCGTGCTCGGCGTGGCCGCCGGCATCGGCCTGCTGGTGGTCTTCTCGTTCGCCTTCTCCTGGGTCTGGACGTTCTTCGGCCTGGTGCTGCGCAGCGAGAAGTCGGTGATGGGCGTGAGCATGATGGTTTTGTTCCCGCTGACCTTCCTCAGCAACGTGTTCGTCGAGCCGAGCACCATGCCCGGCTGGCTCCAGGCGTTCGTGAAGGTCAACCCGATCACCCACCTCGTCGCGTCGGTCCGCGCCGCGATGGCCGGCTCGTCCGACCCGTCCAACACGATGTGGCTGCTGCTCTGGAGCGCCGGCTTCGTCGTGGTCTTCGGCACCCTGACGATGTACCGCTACAACCGCCGCTGA
- a CDS encoding ATP-binding protein, with translation MSARAGEAIIGRDHPAGVLRAELDRAVASHGGLVLVTGEPGIGKTTLVTAAAREARQRGALVLGGACWDSDSAPGYWPWVQVLRRLRGSADDWAIAQEAAEPGLGVLLGEGPRAGGADSTTTEPGDREEFALHDAVTTALVAISQRRPVVVVLDDLHWADPATLRLLEFAAQHTWFERLLLIGTYRDAEVEAGDHPLRPLLMPLLAKATTLTLTGLSRDEVGTLMRRTAGQEPAADLVDEVHRRTGGNPFFVEQTARLWRAEGLVGTIAPGVRDAVRRRLAQLPRAVVEALTVAAVLGREFHRQVLAACAATPAAQVDRLLDRAVTGRLVVARGGGRFAFAHDLVRETLYDGLADDDRRARHAAVVRAVGGAAELTERLIPADLARHAYLAGAALDPARATDLLVDAARDAGGRLAMDESVVHFRRALEVVQDPTRRVKIILEHAQMLFQSGASADARRLLGDAATLALTLDEPVMLARVALTLHQHGQTGAGHPTRSEELLREAYRRLIGDPDESLPVRTLVTDLITATETLARRGQDDEALTFTLWARHDATWGLGTAADRAAITAEIREVARRTGDRETEMWATSLRWVALLELGDPRYLTEWTSFVADGQASDLARQRMAGAIDGGIIAAFRGDFARSDAHFAVLNDLGEVPPTDFAFLTHHLRWARLLLQGRFEEIDDLLDGIDAADYPHLDLVRAITAAERGDGDTAVRITAGIEAAGTTYARAVSPLWLRLRAQAAAAARDDQRCAEARAALAPHRGQWMVALYGCDIGGPVDHWVALLDAAQERWDDAIAGFQAARDEADRLGARPWSVLARAALTEALLRRDRPTDAVAGATLRAETTREAEALGMRQVLDRLALTTTTRRGDVDAIGDTFAGRGSTDAAAGTSGAGATREPAAVPAVARGVGTTVERSADGRAVTRPAGLPGTAWSGTGGVATGGGGGANRTRVTGDPGPAPDVAAPPTVAYGFRRDGPVWELAYAGLVVHLPDAKGLHDLHLLLSRPGSDVPAVELLDPAAGPELVAARQLGADPVLDDEAKARYRRHLDRLDDEIDRAAARDDARKVAALEAERTALLDELRAAAGLAGRSRRLGDEAERARKAVTARIRDALRKLDDRHPALAAHLRETVSTGSSCRYLPTESLPWRL, from the coding sequence ATGAGCGCGCGGGCCGGCGAGGCGATCATCGGGCGGGATCATCCCGCGGGTGTGCTGCGCGCCGAGTTGGATCGCGCGGTCGCCAGTCACGGCGGTCTGGTCCTCGTCACCGGCGAGCCGGGCATCGGCAAGACCACCCTCGTCACCGCCGCCGCGCGGGAGGCCCGCCAGCGGGGCGCGCTGGTGCTCGGCGGCGCCTGCTGGGATTCGGACAGCGCCCCCGGCTACTGGCCGTGGGTGCAGGTGCTACGCCGCCTGCGTGGCTCCGCCGACGACTGGGCGATCGCCCAGGAGGCCGCCGAGCCGGGCCTCGGCGTCCTGCTCGGCGAGGGTCCCCGCGCCGGCGGAGCCGACAGCACCACGACCGAGCCCGGCGACCGGGAGGAGTTCGCCCTCCACGACGCGGTGACCACCGCGCTGGTCGCGATCTCGCAGCGCCGGCCGGTGGTGGTGGTCCTCGACGACCTCCACTGGGCCGATCCCGCGACGCTGCGGCTGCTGGAGTTCGCCGCCCAGCACACGTGGTTCGAGCGGTTGCTGCTGATCGGCACCTACCGCGACGCCGAGGTCGAGGCCGGTGACCATCCGCTGCGCCCGCTGCTGATGCCGCTGCTCGCCAAGGCCACGACACTCACCCTCACCGGCCTGTCGCGCGACGAGGTGGGCACGCTCATGCGACGTACGGCCGGGCAGGAACCGGCCGCGGACCTCGTCGACGAGGTGCACCGACGTACCGGCGGGAATCCGTTCTTCGTGGAGCAGACCGCCCGACTGTGGCGGGCCGAGGGGCTGGTCGGCACGATCGCTCCCGGCGTACGCGACGCGGTCCGTCGCCGTCTCGCCCAGCTTCCCCGGGCGGTGGTCGAAGCGCTCACCGTGGCCGCCGTGCTGGGCCGGGAGTTCCACCGGCAGGTCCTCGCGGCGTGCGCGGCGACGCCCGCCGCCCAGGTCGACCGGTTGCTCGACCGTGCGGTCACCGGCCGCCTGGTGGTGGCCCGCGGCGGGGGTCGGTTCGCCTTCGCCCACGACCTGGTCCGGGAGACGCTCTACGACGGCCTGGCCGACGACGACCGGCGTGCGCGGCACGCCGCCGTGGTGCGGGCGGTCGGCGGGGCGGCCGAGCTGACCGAGCGGCTGATCCCTGCCGACCTGGCCCGCCACGCCTACCTGGCCGGGGCTGCCCTCGACCCGGCGCGGGCTACCGACCTGCTCGTCGACGCCGCGCGGGACGCCGGCGGGCGGCTGGCCATGGACGAGTCGGTGGTCCACTTCCGGCGGGCGCTGGAGGTCGTCCAGGACCCGACACGCCGGGTGAAGATCATTCTTGAGCATGCCCAGATGCTGTTCCAGTCCGGTGCGTCCGCCGACGCCCGCCGACTTCTCGGCGACGCCGCGACGCTCGCGCTCACGCTCGACGAGCCGGTGATGCTGGCCCGGGTCGCGCTCACCCTCCACCAGCACGGTCAGACCGGCGCCGGGCATCCCACGAGGTCGGAGGAGTTGCTGCGCGAGGCGTACCGGCGACTGATCGGCGACCCCGACGAGTCGCTGCCGGTGCGCACCCTCGTCACCGATCTGATCACCGCCACCGAGACGTTGGCCCGCCGTGGTCAGGACGACGAGGCGCTCACCTTCACCCTCTGGGCCCGCCACGACGCCACCTGGGGGCTCGGCACCGCCGCCGACCGGGCGGCCATCACCGCGGAGATCCGGGAGGTGGCCCGGCGTACGGGTGACCGGGAGACCGAGATGTGGGCGACCTCGCTGCGCTGGGTGGCGCTGCTGGAGCTCGGTGACCCGCGATACCTCACGGAGTGGACGTCCTTCGTCGCCGACGGCCAGGCCAGCGACCTGGCGCGGCAGCGCATGGCGGGCGCCATCGACGGGGGCATCATCGCCGCGTTCCGTGGCGACTTCGCCCGGTCCGACGCGCACTTCGCCGTCCTGAACGACCTCGGGGAGGTGCCGCCCACCGACTTCGCCTTCCTCACCCACCACCTGCGCTGGGCCCGCCTGCTGCTGCAGGGCCGGTTCGAGGAGATAGACGACTTGCTCGACGGGATCGACGCAGCCGACTACCCACACCTGGACCTCGTTCGCGCGATCACGGCGGCCGAGCGCGGCGACGGTGACACGGCGGTCCGGATCACCGCGGGCATCGAGGCGGCCGGCACCACGTACGCCCGGGCGGTCTCGCCGCTGTGGCTGCGCCTGCGGGCGCAGGCCGCCGCGGCGGCACGCGACGATCAGCGGTGCGCCGAGGCGCGGGCCGCCCTGGCCCCGCACCGTGGACAGTGGATGGTCGCGTTGTACGGCTGTGACATCGGCGGGCCGGTCGACCACTGGGTCGCGCTGCTGGACGCCGCGCAGGAGCGCTGGGACGACGCCATCGCCGGCTTCCAGGCCGCCCGAGACGAGGCCGACCGGCTGGGTGCCCGACCCTGGTCTGTCCTCGCCCGGGCCGCCCTCACCGAAGCGCTGCTCCGCCGCGATCGGCCGACCGACGCGGTCGCCGGGGCGACGCTGCGGGCCGAGACCACGCGGGAGGCCGAGGCACTCGGCATGCGGCAGGTGCTCGACCGGCTCGCCCTGACCACGACCACCCGGCGCGGAGACGTCGACGCCATTGGTGACACGTTTGCCGGACGCGGGAGCACCGATGCCGCCGCTGGCACGTCTGGCGCCGGCGCGACTCGCGAACCGGCTGCGGTGCCGGCAGTCGCGCGCGGTGTCGGGACGACCGTTGAGCGCTCCGCCGACGGGAGGGCCGTGACCCGGCCGGCCGGCCTTCCCGGGACCGCCTGGAGCGGGACCGGCGGCGTGGCGACCGGCGGGGGCGGCGGTGCGAACCGCACCCGGGTCACGGGCGACCCGGGTCCCGCTCCGGACGTCGCCGCGCCGCCCACCGTGGCGTACGGGTTCCGGCGTGACGGGCCGGTCTGGGAGCTCGCCTACGCGGGCCTGGTCGTCCACCTGCCCGACGCCAAGGGCCTGCACGACCTGCACCTGCTGCTGAGCCGACCGGGCAGTGACGTTCCCGCGGTCGAGTTGCTCGATCCGGCCGCCGGCCCGGAGTTGGTCGCCGCGCGTCAGTTGGGCGCCGATCCGGTGCTGGACGACGAGGCGAAGGCGCGCTACCGGCGCCACCTCGACCGGCTGGACGACGAGATCGACCGGGCCGCCGCGCGTGACGACGCCCGAAAGGTGGCCGCCCTGGAAGCGGAGCGCACGGCGTTGCTCGACGAGCTGCGGGCGGCGGCGGGGCTGGCCGGTCGCAGCCGTCGGCTCGGCGACGAGGCGGAGCGCGCCCGCAAGGCGGTGACCGCCCGCATCCGGGACGCGCTGCGCAAGCTGGACGACCGTCATCCGGCGCTCGCCGCGCACCTGCGCGAGACGGTGTCGACCGGGAGCAGCTGCCGCTACCTCCCAACCGAATCCCTGCCCTGGCGCCTCTGA
- a CDS encoding SitI3 family protein yields the protein MSIDYALTLEGGIALERLAEVVAPHTAELRSPAGGRLLTADLNDEFGYTVTITSGSDGYYAAEDDGGSLWQWEPDQYVDITFHLRKDTVAEQGRPNMLRAVAAILGRWTREDAALLLNGDWLMLTRVDGRFRKHNAADWYREEYDQIFTGTGL from the coding sequence TTGTCGATCGACTACGCGTTGACGCTTGAGGGCGGTATCGCGCTGGAGCGGCTGGCCGAGGTGGTCGCGCCGCACACCGCCGAACTGCGGTCGCCTGCCGGTGGCCGTTTGCTGACCGCCGACCTGAACGACGAATTCGGCTACACCGTCACCATCACCTCCGGTAGCGACGGCTACTACGCGGCCGAGGACGACGGCGGCTCCCTGTGGCAGTGGGAGCCCGACCAGTACGTCGACATCACCTTCCACCTACGTAAGGACACGGTGGCAGAGCAGGGCAGGCCGAACATGCTCCGCGCGGTCGCCGCGATCCTGGGCAGGTGGACGCGCGAGGACGCGGCGCTGTTGCTCAACGGCGACTGGCTGATGCTGACCCGCGTCGACGGCCGATTCCGCAAGCACAACGCGGCCGACTGGTACCGGGAGGAGTACGACCAGATCTTCACCGGCACCGGTCTTTGA
- a CDS encoding ATP-binding cassette domain-containing protein: protein MSKRTTGPAIEAEGLTRSFGETRALAGLDLQVPAGTVYGLLGPNGAGKTTAVRVLATLLRPDGGRAQVFGHDVVAEADKVRARVSLTGQYASVDEDLTGIENLVLLGRLLGLRKQAARDRSEQLLAAFGLTEAGGRQVKKYSGGMRRRIDIAASILNTPDLLFLDEPTTGLDPRSRNQVWEIVRAVVAHGTTVLLTTQYLDEADQLAGRIAVVDHGRVIAEGTPGELKSSVGSGTVHLRLRDAGQRPEAEKVLLAALGVPVQLEPDPVALTARVGGEGSDLAASEQAARALADLAHAGIVVDDFSLGQPSLDEVFLALTDHPAVPADERDEQLEAAR, encoded by the coding sequence ATGAGTAAGCGCACGACCGGCCCGGCCATCGAGGCCGAGGGCCTCACCCGGTCGTTCGGGGAGACCCGGGCGCTGGCCGGGCTGGACCTCCAGGTGCCCGCCGGCACCGTCTACGGCCTGCTCGGCCCGAACGGCGCCGGCAAGACCACCGCGGTGCGGGTGCTGGCCACCCTGCTGCGGCCCGACGGCGGCCGGGCCCAGGTGTTCGGCCACGACGTGGTGGCCGAGGCCGACAAGGTCCGGGCCCGGGTCAGCCTCACCGGCCAGTACGCCTCCGTCGACGAGGACCTGACCGGCATCGAGAACCTGGTGCTGCTCGGCCGGCTGCTGGGGCTGCGCAAGCAGGCCGCCCGGGACCGGTCCGAGCAGCTGCTGGCCGCGTTCGGGCTGACCGAGGCGGGCGGCCGGCAGGTGAAGAAGTACTCGGGCGGCATGCGGCGGCGCATCGACATCGCCGCGAGCATTCTGAACACTCCCGACCTGCTGTTCCTCGACGAACCGACGACCGGTCTCGATCCGCGCAGCCGCAACCAGGTGTGGGAGATCGTGCGAGCGGTGGTGGCGCACGGCACCACCGTGCTGCTGACCACGCAGTACCTGGACGAGGCGGACCAGCTCGCCGGCCGGATCGCGGTGGTCGACCACGGCCGGGTGATCGCGGAGGGCACCCCCGGTGAGCTGAAGTCGTCGGTCGGCTCCGGCACCGTCCACCTGCGACTGCGGGACGCGGGGCAGCGGCCCGAGGCGGAGAAGGTGCTGCTGGCCGCGCTCGGCGTGCCGGTGCAGCTCGAACCCGACCCGGTGGCCCTGACCGCGCGGGTCGGCGGCGAGGGCAGCGACCTCGCCGCGAGCGAGCAGGCCGCGCGTGCCCTCGCCGACCTGGCCCACGCCGGCATCGTCGTCGACGACTTCTCCCTCGGCCAGCCCAGCCTGGACGAGGTCTTCCTGGCCCTGACCGACCACCCCGCCGTCCCGGCCGACGAGCGGGACGAGCAGCTGGAGGCAGCCCGATGA
- a CDS encoding CdiA C-terminal domain-containing protein, with protein sequence MPTGTPTRISPNEDVRERRSLELENQCAARLAAQGYRVQQNPTQQQLAEARRSTGDLGDPRKSPDYLIEGHIFDCYSPTRPVPPRAVWSAVSKKIDKLQVQRVVLNLEDWRGDLRDLQRQFDDWPVEGLKELVAVTRNGRIVQIVRPT encoded by the coding sequence GTGCCCACGGGCACTCCCACCCGCATCTCCCCGAACGAGGACGTCAGAGAACGGCGTTCGCTCGAGCTGGAGAACCAGTGCGCCGCGAGGCTTGCCGCCCAGGGCTACCGCGTACAGCAGAATCCGACGCAGCAGCAGCTAGCGGAAGCGCGGCGAAGCACCGGCGACCTCGGCGACCCGAGGAAATCGCCGGACTACCTGATCGAGGGGCACATCTTCGACTGCTACTCACCCACTCGGCCGGTCCCTCCACGGGCGGTCTGGAGCGCAGTCTCCAAGAAGATCGACAAGTTGCAGGTCCAGCGGGTTGTGCTCAACCTTGAGGACTGGCGCGGGGATCTGCGGGACCTGCAACGGCAGTTCGACGACTGGCCGGTAGAAGGCCTCAAAGAGTTGGTCGCGGTCACCCGGAACGGCAGAATCGTCCAGATCGTGCGGCCGACATGA